GACCGCCTGGATCGTTTCCTGGATCGACTTGCCCGTGGTCAGCACGTCATCCACGATCAGGATATTCTTCCCCTTGATATCGAAACCGCGGGCAACGACCCTCTTGCCATCGCGTTCTTCGGCAAATCCGGCGCGGCAGCCCAACTGGCGCGCCGTCTCGAACGCAATGATGACGCCGCCGGTGGTCGGTCCGATCACCCATTCTATTTTCGGGTCCTTGAACTGTTTAACGATCAGCGAGCATAGTTTGGTCGTGGCCACGGGGTTTTCCAGGATCCGGAACTTTTCAAAAT
This genomic interval from bacterium contains the following:
- a CDS encoding orotate phosphoribosyltransferase — protein: MDLEKLLKDLKVLQEGHFILNSGLHSQYYFEKFRILENPVATTKLCSLIVKQFKDPKIEWVIGPTTGGVIIAFETARQLGCRAGFAEERDGKRVVARGFDIKGKNILIVDDVLTTGKSIQETIQAVNGQAGNITGIAVLIDRHSKPPAFEFFSPYRKDVVTYAPDQCPLCKANVPLTRLGGA